Proteins encoded together in one Apus apus isolate bApuApu2 chromosome Z, bApuApu2.pri.cur, whole genome shotgun sequence window:
- the LOC127396017 gene encoding TOG array regulator of axonemal microtubules protein 2-like — protein sequence MEGVNQSLAISLDSLERGEKTECGDAWEARPFSQPQQVLLITLRLLSSNNWEQQMKGLFDIRHLAICHSEILLSRLHDVSVAITKEVKKHHSKVSGCVVVTLGELFKTLRKQMDHEVDRIASVLIPKLGDSSKLIREAADQSLGVMVVNVTTAHAKTALMATGVGHCNALVWKCAAKPLLTVMGHMGAEKLLSDTCGRTRLLLCALKVPHTSVGTVEDTGQLLGLKGLLTAQEFQSRMKGLALLLDHCKSNPQLISSNIFQIFGVLVLTLQDSHKRVSQQALEVFAVIIPIVRGALKPVMPHLMTAVLSNLNSKDSGIYAMAVKVLEAI from the exons ATGGAGGGAG TGAACCAGTCGCTGGCCATTTCTCTAGACTCCCTGGAGCGTGGAGAGAAGACAGAGTGTGGGGATGCCTGGGAAGCCAGACCCTTCTCTCAGCCCCAGCAGGTGCTACTTATCACACTCAGGTTGCTCAGCAGCAACAACTG GGAGCAGCAGATGAAGGGGCTCTTTGACATCAGACACTTGGCTATCTGCCACTCAGAAATCCTTCTCTCTAGACTGCATGATGTTTCTGTGGCAATTACCAAAGAG GTAAAAAAACACCACTCAAAGGTGTCTGGCTGTGTGGTCGTCACTCTTGGAGAGCTCTTCAAGACCTTGAGGAAGCAGATGGACCATGAGGTGGATAGGATTGCTTCAGTCTTGATTCCGAAGTTAGGGGACTCCAGCAAGTTAATCCGGGAAGCAGCTGATCAGTCTCTAGGAGTGATGGTGGTGAACGTGACTACTGCACACGCAAAAACTGCTCTCATGGCTACTGGAGTCGG GCACTGCAACGCCCTGGTGTGGAAGTGCGCGGCCAAACCCCTGCTGACCGTGATGGGGCACATGGGAGCTGAGAAGCTCCTGTCGGACACGTGCGGCAGGACCCGGCTGCTGCTGTGCGCGCTG AAAGTCCCTCACACCTCAGTTGGCACTGTGGAAGACACTGGACAGCTCCTGGGGCTTAAAGGTCTCCTGACAGCCCAGGAGTTTCAGTCACGAATGAAGGGACTGGCACTCCTCCTGGATCACTGCAAAAGCAACCCCCAGTTAATTTCCAGTAACATTTTCCAG atttttggtgttttggtcCTGACACTTCAGGACTCCCACAAGAGAGTGAGCCAGCAGGCGCTGGAGGTGTTTGCTGTAATAATACCCATAGTCAGAGGTGCCCTAAAGCCAGTGATGCCCCATCTCATGACAGCAGTCCTTAGCAACCTGAACTCGAAGGACTCAGGGATTTATGCCATGGCTGTGAAGGTGTTGGAAGCAATCTAG